The DNA segment TGATCGTGAGCGTGATGCACAGCGCCACCCGCAGCCGGCCGCGGTACGCGGCCGCGGCCGTACCGGTGCGCGGCGCGTGTGTGTGGCCGTGGTCGTGCCCTGCCCCCATGAGAAAACCGTCCTTCCGCGTCGCGCCCTGGATCACAGTGAACTACTGGCGGGGGTCATCGGGCAACGCGGCACTGAACACCGTTGTCATGTGCCCTGACCTGCGTAAACGAACCGCTGGTCAGGGCGATGGCGGCCTACTTCGCGAGGTCGTGGTGCAGCCGCCAGCCCTGCCAGGCCGACTCGACCATCTCGCGCACTCCGCGCCGGGCCCGCCAGCCCAGCTCGGTGGCGGCCCGCTCGGCCGAGGCGACCGCGCGCGGCGCGTCCCCCGGGCGGCGCCCCTCCACGACGGGCGGCCGCCGGTCCCCGGTGACCTCCCCGACGACCGTGATCAGCTCGCGCACCGAGACGCCCTCGCCCCGGCCGATGTTCAGCGTCAGGTCTCCGGCCGGGCCGCCCTCGCCGAGCCGGCGTGCGGCCGCGAGGTGCGCCTCGGCCAGGTCGGCCACGTGAATGTAGTCACGGACACAGGTGCCGTCCGGCGTCGGGTAGTCGGCTCCGAAGATCCGCGGCGCCTCGTCGCGGGTGAGCCGGTCGAAGACCATCGGGACGATGTTGAAGACCCCGGTGTCGGCGAGTTCGGGCGCCGCGGCGCCCGCCACGTTGAAATAGCGCAGACATACGGTGGAGATCCCGTGCGCCTTTCCCGCCGCCCGCACCAGCCACTCCCCGGCCAGCTTGGTCTCGCCGTACGGGTTCACCGGCGCGCACGGGGTGTCCTCCGTGATCAGCTCCACATCCGGGTTGCCGTAGACGGCCGCCGACGACGAGAACAGCAGCCGCCGCACGCCGGCGGCGGTCATCGCCTCCAGCAGCACGGCCAGGCCGCCGACGTTCTCCCGGTAGTAGCGCGTGGGCTCGGCCACCGACTCGGCGACCTGCTTGCGCGCCGCGAGATGGACGACGCCCGTGACGCCGTACTCGGCGAAGACCCGCCTGAGCAGGTCCCCGTCCAGCGTCGAGCCCTCGACCAGCGGCACGCCCGCCGGGAGCCGCTCGGGCACGGCGGCCGACAGGTCGTCCAGCACCACGACGCGCTCGCCGGCCTCTGTCATGGCCCGTGCCACATGCGCTCCGATGTATCCGGCTCCGCCGGTGATCAGCCACGTCATGGTCGCCCACCCTATGCCGACCCGTGCCGGGTCCTCCCGCGCCCGTGACCACGATGTCCGTGATGACGGGGGATGCCCGGGTCTGTGGGCGCGGTTTGTGGGGCGGGCCCCGAATCCCTGATGATGATCGCGGCAAAGGCCGGGGCAGCCCCCTGTGGGCCGGTCCGTGAACGGCCGGTGAACGTCGGCCCCGGCCCATCGGATAGCCTCTGCCGACATGCCGCCCGGGAGTCGCAGGCCGCGGCGCCCACCACGCAGAAGACCGGCGCCGACGTGCCGGCACCCAGGGAGTGAGTTCGGTTGTCGACCGCCATCGTGACCGGTCAGCCGGTCCCCGGATCGTCTCTCGAGCACGATCTGCGGTCCCTCGGCTTCGACGTGCGTACGGCCGCCGATGCCGTCGAGGCGGAGACCCTGCTCGCGGCCGCCCCCACCGGTGACCGCGTCGCCCTGGTCGACGCGCGCTTCGTCGGCCACCCGCACGCGCTGCGCCTCGGCCTGACCGACCCGCGCTTCCCGCTGGCCGCCGTCCCCGGCGCCGTCACCGCCCAGCCGGCCGCCCGGCAGGCGCTGACCCGGGCACTGGCCCGCGAGACCTCCGCCGACGACCGCTCCGCCGAGAACGCGGACCCGGCGGAGCCGGAAGCCGTCGCCGACGGCCTCGCCGACCGCGTCGGCACCGCCCTCGACGCCGAGGACGCCGGTGTCCACCGCCCCGAGCTGGGCAGTCTGGTCGCCGCCGTCCCCGCCGACCCGCAGGCCCGCAACGAGGCACGGCAGGCCGTCGCCGCCGTGGACGACGAGGCCGTACGCCTGAAGTCGGCCGTGAAGTCCCGCGACGGCTTCTTCACCACGTACTTCATCAGCCCCTACTCGCGCTACATCGCCCGCTGGTGCGCGCGCCGGGGCCTGACCCCCAACCAGGTCACCACCGCCTCGCTGCTCACCGCGCTCATAGCGGCGGGCTGTGCGGCGACGGGCACGCGGGCCGGGTTCGTCGCGGCCGGCGTGCTGCTGATCGCGTCCTTCGTCCTGGACTGCACCGACGGCCAGCTCGCCCGCTACGCCCTGAAGTACTCCACGCTCGGCGCCTGGCTCGACGCCACCTTCGACCGGGCCAAGGAGTACGCCTACTACGCCGGTCTCGCCCTCGGCGCGGCCCGCGGCGGAGACGACGTGTGGGCCCTCGCGCTCGGCGCGATGATCCTGCAGACCTGCCGGCACGTCGTGGACTTCTCCTTCAACGAGGCCAACCACGACGCCACCGCCAACACCAGCCCCACCGCGGCCCTCTCCGACAAGCTCGACAGCGTCGGCTGGACGGTCTGGGTGCGCCGGATGATCGTCCTCCCCATCGGTGAGCGCTGGGCCATGATCGCCGTCCTCACCGCGGTCACCACCCCCCGCATCACCTTCTACGTCCTCCTCGTCGGCTGCGCCCTCGCGGCGACGTACACCACGGCCGGGCGCGTGCTGCGCTCGCTGACCCGCAAGGCGAAGCGGACCGACCGGGCGGCGCGGGCACTCGCGGAGCTCGCCGACAACGGCCCGCTCGCCGGGATCGCGGCGCGCGTGCTGCCCGCCCCCCTCGGCTCCCCGCTCCTGGTGGCGCTCGCCGGCACGGCGATCCTCGCGGTGTCCCTCTTCGCGGGCCACTCCGGGGAGACCTGGGCGCCCGTCGCGGGTGCCGTCGTCTACACCCTCACGTCCGGTCTGGCGCTGCGCCGCCCCCTCAAGGGCGCCCTCGACTGGCTGGTCCCGCCCCTGTTCCGGGCCGCCGAGTACGGCACCGTCCTCGTCCTCGCGAGCAAAGCGGGCGTGAACGGGGCCCTTCCTGCGGCTTTCGGCCTGGTGGCCGCCGTCGCCTACCATCACTACGACACGGTGTACCGCATCCGCGGCAACGCCGGAGCGCCCCCGGCCTGGCTGGTGCGCGTCACAGGGGGACAGGAGGGGCGGACTCTGCTCGTCACCGTCCTGGCCGCCCTGCTCACCGCCTCGCAGTTCACGGTCGCGCTCACGGTTCTCGCCGTGTACGTGACCCTGCTGGTGCTCGTCGAGAGCATCCGCTTCTGGGTCTCCGCAGGAGCCCCAGCCGTACACGACGAAGGAGAACCCGCATGATCGGCCTCGTGCTGGCGGCCGGCGCCGGACGGCGCCTGCGCCCCTACACCGACAGCCTTCCCAAGGCGCTGGTGCCGGTGGGGCCCGCGGGCATAGAGGGCGAACCCACGGTTCTCGACCTCACCCTCGCCAACTTCGCCGAGATCGGCCTCACCGAGGTCGCGATCATCGTCGGCTACCGCAAGGAAGCCGTGTACGAGCGCAAGGCGGCCCTGGAGCAGAAGTACGGCCTGAAGCTCACCCTCATCGACAACGACAAGGCCGAGGAGTGGAACAACGCCTACTCCCTGTGGTGCGGCCGTGACGCCCTCAAGGACGGCGTGATCCTCGCCAACGGCGACACCGTCCACCCGGTCTCCGTCGAGAGGACGCTGCTCGCCGCCCGCGGCGACGGCAAGCGGATCATCCTCGCCCTCGACGCGGTGAAGTCCCTCGCGGACGAGGAGATGAAGGTCGTCGTGGACCCCGCCAAGGGCGTCCGGAAGATCACCAAGCTGATGGACCCGGCCGAGGCCACGGGCGAGTACATCGGCGTCACCCTCATCGAGGGCGACGCGGCCCCCGAGCTCGTCGACGCGCTGAAGACCGTCTGGGAGACCGACCCGCAGCAGTTCTACGAGCACGGTTACCAGGAACTGGTGAACCGAGGCTTCAGGATCGACGTCGCGCCCATCGGCGACGTCCGTTGGGTCGAGATCGACAACCACGACGATCTCGCCCGTGGACGGGAGATCGCGTGCCAGTACTGACCCGGCTGATTCCCTCGCCGGTCGTCGTCGACATCCGCCCGGGTGCCCTCGACGACCTGGCCTCCGTCCTCGCCGACCAGCGCATCTCGCACTCGGGCCGGCTCGCCGTCGCCGTCAGCAACGGCTCCGGCGCGAAGCTGCGCGAGCGCATCGCCCCGACACTGCCGGGTGCCACCTGGTACGAGGTCGGCGGCGGCACCCTGGACGACGCGGTCCGGCTGGCCGGCGACATAAGGGCCGGCCACTTCGACGCGGTCGTCGGCCTCGGCGGCGGCAAGATCATCGACTGCGCCAAGTTCGCCTCGGCCCGGGTCGGCCTGCCCCTGGTCGCCGTACCGACGAACCTCGCGCACGACGGCCTGTGCTCGCCCGTCGCCACCCTCGACAACGACGCCGGGCGCGGCTCCTACGGTGTGCCGAACCCGATCGCCGTCGTCATCGACCTCGACGTCATCCGGGACGCCCCGGCGCGCTTCGTGCGCTCCGGCATCGGCGACGCCGTGTCCAACATCTCCGCCATCGCGGACTGGGAGCTGGCCAACCGGGTCAACGGCGAGAAGATCGACGGACTCGCCGCCGCCATGGCCCGCCAGGCCGGCGAGGCGGTGCTGCGCCACCCCGGCGGCATCGGGGAGAACGACTTCCTCCAGGTGCTGGCCGAGGCGCTGGTGCTCAGCGGCATCGCCATGTCGGTCTCGGGGGACTCCCGGCCGTCCTCCGGCGCCTGCCACGAGATCAACCACGCCTTCGACCTGCTCTTCCCCAAGCGCGCCGCCAGCCACGGCGAGCAGTGCGGGCTCGGTGCCGCCTTCGCGATGTACCTGCGCGGAGCGCACGAGGAGTCGGCGCACATGGCGGGAGTGCTGCGCCGGCACGGGCTCCCGGTGCTGCCGGAGGACATCGGCTTCACGGTGGACGAGTTCGTCCGCGTCGTGGAGTTCGCTCCGGAGACCAGGCCCGGCCGCTACACGATCCTCGAACACCTCGACCTCAAGACGAACCAGATCAAGGACATCTACGCCGACTATGTCAAGGCCATCGGTAGCTGAACTCCGTCCGGTCGTCCACCCCGCGGGGGTGAAGGACCGGCGCAGCGGTGAGCACTGGGGAGGGCGCCTCTACATGCGAGAGGTGTCCCTGCGCGTCGACCGCTACCTGGTGAACACCAGGGTCACGCCCAACCAGCTCACGTATCTGATGACCGTCTGCGGAGTGCTCGCGGCCCCGGCCCTTCTGGTGCCGGGGATCCCGGGCGCCGTGCTCGGTATCGTCGCCACCCAGCTGTACCTGCTGCTGGACTGCGTCGACGGCGAGATCGCCCGCTGGCGCAAGCAGTACTCGCTCAGCGGCGTCTACCTGGACCGCGTCGGCGCGTACCTCACCGACGCCGCCGTCCTGGTCGGACTCGGCCTGCGCGCCGCCGACCTGTTCGGCAGCGGCCGGATCGACTGGCTGTGGGCCTTCCTCGGCACCCTTGCCGCCCTCGGCGCCATCCTGATCAAGGCCGAGACCGACCTGGTCGGCGTCGCCCGCCACCAGACCGGCAGGGAGCCGGTCAAGGAGGCCGCGGCCGAGCCCCGCTCCTCCGGCATGGCGCTCGCCCGCCGCGCCGCCTCGGCGCTGAAGTTCCACCGGCTGATCCTCGGCATAGAGGCCGCGCTGCTGATCCTGCTCCTCGCGATCGTGGACCAGGTCCGCGGCGACCTGTTCTTCACCCGGCTCGGCACCGCCGTGCTCGCCGGCATCGCCCTGCTGCAGACCCTGCTGCACCTGGTGTCCATCCTCGCGTCCAGCAGGCTGAGGTGAACGGCATGAAGGTCGGCGCGGTCATCATCACCATGGGCAACCGGCCCGAGGAGCTGCGGGCGCTCATCGACTCCGTGGCCAAGCAGGAGGGCGACACCGTCGAGGTGGTCGTCGTCGGCAACGGCTCGCCCGTCCCGGACGTCCCGGAGAACGTACGGACCATCGAGCTGCCCGAGAACCTGGGCATCCCCGGCGGCCGCAACGTCGGCATCGAGGCCTTCGGGCCCGGCGGCCGCGACGTCGACGTCCTGCTCTTCCTCGACGACGACGGCCTGCTCGCCCGCCACGACACCGCCGAGCTGTGCCGGGAGGCCTTCGCGGCGGACCCGGCGCTCGGCATCGTCAGCTTCCGCATCGCCGACCCCGAGACCGGCGAGACCCAGCGCCGGCACGTGCCCCGGCTGCGCGCCTCCGACCCGATGCGCTCCTCCCGGGTCACCACCTTCCTCGGCGGCGCCAACGCCGTCCGCACCAAGGTCCTCGTCGAGGTCGGCGGCCTGCCGGGCGAGTTCTTCTACGCCCACGAGGAGACCGACCTGGCCTGGCGGGCGCTCGACGCCGGCTGGATGATCGACTACCGGTCCGACATGGTGCTGTACCACCCGACGACCGCACCCTCGCGGCACGCGGTGTACCACCGCATGGTCGCCCGCAACCGCGTCTGGCTGGCCCGCCGCAACCTCCCCCTCCCGCTGGTCCCCGTCTACCTCGGGGTCTGGCTGCTGCTCACCCTGCTGCGCCGCCCCTCGGGGCCGGCCCTGAAGGCCTGGTTCGGCGGCTTCAAGGAGGGCTGGACCACCCCGTGCGGACCGCGGCGCGCGATGCGCTGGCGTACGGTCTGGCGGCTCACCCGGCTGGGCCGCCCCCCGGTGATCTGACAAGCTCGACCGTGCGGGACCGTGCGCGTCCCCGGTGTTCCCTCGCGGACCGCCGGGTACGCGCACGACGAACGCAAGGCGAACGGCGGCGCGGCCGGAAGACGAACCGACGAACCCGACGCACTCGATGACGAGAGCTTCCACCCGTGAGTGAGCCCCTCGAGGGAGACCACATGAGTGAGACCGAATGAGCGAGACCCCGTGAGTGAGACAACGCATGACGGCACCGTCGCGGTGAGCGCGGCTCCGTCGCCCGACGAGGGACTGACGGCGGCCCAGCTCGCCGCCCGTTACGGGCTCGCCGTGAGCGGCGCCCGGCCCTCGCTCGGCGAGTACATCCGTCAGCTGTGGGGACGGCGCCACTTCATCCTCGCCTTCTCCCAGGCGAAGCTGACCGCGCAGTACAGCCAGGCCAAACTCGGCCAGCTGTGGCAGGTGGCGACCCCGCTGCTGAACGCCGGCGTGTACTACTTCATTTTCGGCGTCATCCTGCACGCGAGCCGGGGCATGTCCCAGGACGTGTACATCCCGTTCCTGGTCACCGGCGTGTTCGTCTTCACCTTCACCCAGAGCTCGGTCATGTCGGGCGTCCGCGCGATCTCCGGCAACCTCGGTCTGGTCCGCGCCCTGCACTTCCCGCGCGCCGCGCTGCCCGTCTCGTTCTCGCTGCAGCAGCTCCAGCAGCTGCTGTTCTCGATGATCGTGATGTTCGTCGTGGCGGTCGGCTTCGGCAGCTACCCGAGCGCGTCCTGGCTGCTGATCGTGCCGATCCTGGTGCTGCAGTTCCTGTTCAACACCGGACTCGCGCTGATCGTGGCCCGCATGGGCGCCAAGACGCCGGACCTCGCCCAGCTGATGCCGTTCGTCCTGCGGACCTGGATGTACACCTCGGGTGTCATGTTCTCCATCAGCAAGATGATGGAGGGCCGCTCCGAGCTGGCGGTCAGGCTGCTCCAGCTGAACCCCGCGGCGATCTTCATGGACCTGATGCGCTTCGCGCTGATCGACGGGTACAGCGCCTCGGACCTGCCTCCCCACGTGTGGGCCATAGCCCTGTTCTGGGCCGTGGCGGTCTTCTGCGGCGGCTTCGTGTACTTCTGGAAGGCGGAGGAGAGGTACGGCCGTGGCTGAGCAGAACGCGCAGAGCGCCGAGGACCACCGCCCGACCGTCATCGCCGACGGGCTGCACATCGTCTACCGCGTCAACGGCGCGAGGACCGGCAAGGGCAGCGCGACCGCGGCCCTCAGCCGCATCCTCAAGCGAGGCTCCGACGACACGGCGCGGGGCGTGCGCAAGGTGCACGCCGTGCGGGGCGTCTCCTTCACCGCCTACCGGGGCGAGGCCATCGGCCTGATCGGCTCCAACGGCTCCGGCAAGTCGACCCTGCTGCGTGCCATCGCCGGGCTGCTGCCCGCGGAGAAGGGCAAGGTCTACACCGACGGCCAGCCCTCCCTGCTGGGCGTGAACGCGGCCCTGATGAACGACCTCACCGGTGAGCGCAACGTCATCCTCGGCGGTCTCGCCATGGGCATGTCCCGCGAGCAGGTCAAGGAGCGCTACGAGGACATCGTCGAGTTCTCCGGGATCAACGAGAAGGGTGACTTCATCACCCTGCCGATGCGCACCTACTCCTCCGGCATGGCGGCCCGCCTGCGCTTCTCCATCGCCGCGGCGAAGGACCACGACGTCCTCATGATCGACGAGGCGCTGGCCACCGGTGACCGCAAGTTCCAGAAGCGCTCCGAGGAGCGCATCCGGGAGCTGCGCAAGGAGGCCGGAACGGTCTTCCTGGTCAGCCACAACAACAAGTCCATCCGCGACACCTGCAACCGTGTCCTGTGGCTGGAACGCGGCGAGCTGCGCATGGACGGACCCACCGAAGAGGTCCTCAAGGAGTACGAGAAGTTCACGGGCAAGTGACCCCCTGCCGACACGGGCCCCGCCGGAACCCTCCGGCGGGGCCCCGCGTCTGCAAAGGAAGCGTCAACTCCGGGCGCCCGTAGGAATCTTGGCGCCAATCGGTGTGTTGTTGTGATGCGCGGGACACCCCGACGGACCAAGGCGCGTTGTACAACGTAAGCTGTACCGGTCCCGGAATGCGGCAAGTGGGGCGATAATGCGCGACACCCACTGCCGGGCAGCCCCCGGACAGCCGGGCGGCGTGTCCGAAATAGTGTGTATTGGGTCGGCAGTGTAGAACGGGAGATGTGACGGCAATGGCTACGGAAACTCCCCAGCTCAGCGCAGCAGGTGCCGTCCCCGCCCCGGGCAGCGCGCGGTGACGGGAACCGACACGGCGCCGGAACTGGAGAGCGCCACGCTGGACAAGGCCGCGAGTGAGAACTTCCCCGTGGCCCCCTTCTTCCTGCCCCGCGACTGGCGCGACGACCTCATGGCCGTCTACGGCTTCGCCCGCCTGGTGGACGACATCGGCGACGGCGACCTGGCCCCCGGCGGCGCCGACGCCCGCGCCCTCGGGGTCGCGGCCGCCGAGGCCGAGGACCGCCTGGTCCTCCTCGACGCCTTCGAGGCCGACCTGCGCCGCGTCTTCGACGGCACCCCGCACCACCCCCTGCTGCGCCGCCTCCAGCCCACCGTCCGCCGCCGCGCGCTCACCCCCGAACCGTTCCTCGGGCTGATCGCCGCCAACCGCCAGGACCAGCTCGTCACGCGGTACGAGACGTACGACGACCTCGTTGCCTACTGCGAACTGTCCGCCAACCCCGTCGGCCGCCTCGTCCTCGCCGTCACCGGCACCGCGACGCCCGAACGGATCCGCCTGTCCGACGCGATCTGCACAGCGCTGCAGATCGTCGAACACCTCCAGGACGTCGCCGAGGACCTCGGCCGCGACCGGATCTACCTGCCCACCGAGGACATGAAGCACTTCCACGTCCAGGAAACGGACCTCGCCGCGAAAACCGCGGGCGCGTCGTTGCGCGCGCTGGTCGCGTTCGAAGCACAACGCGCCCGCGATCTGCTGAATGAAGGCTCCCCCCTGGTGGGTAGCGTCCACGGCAGGCTGAGGCTGCTGCTGGCGGGGTTCGTGGCCGGGGGAAGGGCGGCGATCCGGGCGATCACCGCCGCCGAGTTCGACGTACTTCCCGGCCCGCCCAGACCCGGCAAGGTCCAGTTGCTGCGTGAGGTGGGCGTGGCCCTGCGAGGAGAGGGGTGATCCAGGCCGTGGAGTCTCCACCGCACGTGTCCGCACCGGTACTCGCCGCCTACAGCTACTGCGAGACCGTCACCGGACAGCAGGCCCGCAACTTCGCGTACGGCATCCGTCTGCTGCCGGCGCCCAAGCGCCGCGCCATGTCGGCGCTGTACGCCTTCTCCCGGCGCGTCGACGACATCGGCGACGGCGCTCTGCCGGGCGAGATCAAGGTGGCACGCCTGGAGGACACCCGGGCGCTGCTCACCCGCGTTCGCGGCGGCGAAGTCGCCGAGGACGACACCGACCCGGTGGCCGTCGCCCTCACCCACGCCGCCCGCGCCTTCCCGATCCCGCTCGGCGGCCTCGACGAGCTGATCGACGGCGTCCAGGCCGACGTGCGCGGCGAGACCTACGAGACCTGGGACGACCTCAAGGTCTACTGCCGCTGCGTGGCCGGTGCCATCGGCCGCCTCTCGCTCGGCGTGTTCGGTACGGAACCGGGCGCCCGCGGTGCCGAGCGCGCCTCCGAGTACGCCGACACCCTCGGACTCGCGCTGCAGCTGACCAACATCCTCAGAGACGTCCGCGAGGACGCCGAGGGCGGCCGTACCTACCTGCCCGCCGACGACCTCGCCAAGTTCGGCTGCTCGGCCGGGTTCGCCGGACCGACCCCGCCGGAGGGCTCCGACTTCGCGGGCCTCGTCCACTTCGAGGTGCGACGGGCCCGCGCCCTGTTCGCCGAGGGCTACCGCCTGCTGCCCATGCTCGACCGGCGCAGCGGCGCGTGCGTGGCCGCCATGGCCGGCATCTACCGACGGCTCCTGGACCGCATCGAGCGCGACCCGGAGGCCGTGCTGCGCGGCCGCGTCTCGCTGCCCGGACGCGAGAAGGCCTACGTCGCCGTGCGCGGCCTGTCCGGCCTCGACACCCGGCACGTGTCCCGGCGGACCGTCAGGAGGCGCGCCTGATGACCCCCGCGGCCCGCGCCGGTTCCACCGGCCCGATGCGGCAGGCAACCCTCCGCTGCGGCGTGGCGTCCCAGACTGAGACGGCCGTGCGTGCACCGTTCAACCAGCACGCTCGGCACGTACGGGAGGACGCACGATGAGCGACGGCTCGCGCTCCGCGGCGGCACCCTCGGGAACCCCGGCACCCGCGGGCCCGGCGGCCCGCAGCGCCGTGGTGGTCGGCGGCGGGCTGGCCGGCGTCACCGCGGCACTCGCGCTCGCCGACGCGGGCGTCCACGTCACCCTGCTCGAAGGCCGGCCGAGACTGGGCGGCCTCGCCTTCTCCTTCCAGCGCGGCGATCTGACCGTCGACAACGGCCAGCACGTCTACCTGCGCTGCTGCACCGCCTACCGCTGGTTCCTCGACCGGATCGAGGGCACGGCGCTGGCACCGCTGCAGGACCGCCTGGACGTGCCCGTCGTGGACGTCACCAAGCCCGAGGGCCGGCGGCTCGGCAGGCTGCGGCGCGACCCGCTGCCCGTCCCCCTTCACCTGGGGCGCAGCCTGGCCGCCTATCCGCACCTCTCGCTCGCCGAGCGTGCCGCGGTCGGGCGGGCCGCGTTCGCGCTCAAGGGGCTCGACCTGACCGATCCGGCCCTGGACACCCAGGACTTCGGCAGCTGGCTGGCCGCACACGGCCAGTCGGCACGCGCCGTCGAGGCCCTGTGGGACCTGGTCGGTGTCGCCACCCTCAACGCGGTCGCGGGTGACGCCTCGCTGGGACTCGCCGCGATGGTGTTCAAGACCGGTCTGCTGTCCGACCCGGGCGCGGCCGACATCGGCTGGGCCCATGTCCCGCTGGGCGAACTGCACGACCGACTGGCCCGCAAGGCGCTCGACTCCGCGGGCGTGCGTACCGAGGTCCGTACACGCGTCACCTCCGTCTCCATCAACGAGAACGGGACCTGGAGCGTTCAGGTTCCCGGCGAGACGCTCCGGGCCGACGCCGTCGTCCTCGCCGTACCCCAGCGCGAGGCCCACGACCTGCTGCCGCCCGGCGCCCTCGACGAGCCCGGCCGGCTCCTGGAGATCGGCACCGCGCCGATCCTCAACGTGCACGTCGTCTACGACCGCAAGGTCCTCGCCCGGCCCTTCTTCGCCGCCCTCGGCACCCCCGTGCAGTGGGTCTTCGACCGCACCGACGCCTCCGGACTCGGCGAGGGCCAGTACCTGGCGCTGTCCCAGTCGGCCGCGCACGACGAGATCGACGCGCCCGTCGCCGAACTCCGCGCGCGCTACCTGCCCGAGCTGGAGCGGCTGATCCCCGGCACCCGCGGCGCCGCGGTGCGGGACTTCTTCGTGACCCGGGAGCGTACGGCCACGTTCGCCCCCACCCCCGGCGTCGGGCGGCTGCGGCCCGGCGCCCGCACCCAGACCCCCGGCCTGTACCTGGCCGGAGCGTGGACCGCCA comes from the Streptomyces sp. NBC_00820 genome and includes:
- the galE gene encoding UDP-glucose 4-epimerase GalE → MTWLITGGAGYIGAHVARAMTEAGERVVVLDDLSAAVPERLPAGVPLVEGSTLDGDLLRRVFAEYGVTGVVHLAARKQVAESVAEPTRYYRENVGGLAVLLEAMTAAGVRRLLFSSSAAVYGNPDVELITEDTPCAPVNPYGETKLAGEWLVRAAGKAHGISTVCLRYFNVAGAAAPELADTGVFNIVPMVFDRLTRDEAPRIFGADYPTPDGTCVRDYIHVADLAEAHLAAARRLGEGGPAGDLTLNIGRGEGVSVRELITVVGEVTGDRRPPVVEGRRPGDAPRAVASAERAATELGWRARRGVREMVESAWQGWRLHHDLAK
- a CDS encoding DUF5941 domain-containing protein; the encoded protein is MSTAIVTGQPVPGSSLEHDLRSLGFDVRTAADAVEAETLLAAAPTGDRVALVDARFVGHPHALRLGLTDPRFPLAAVPGAVTAQPAARQALTRALARETSADDRSAENADPAEPEAVADGLADRVGTALDAEDAGVHRPELGSLVAAVPADPQARNEARQAVAAVDDEAVRLKSAVKSRDGFFTTYFISPYSRYIARWCARRGLTPNQVTTASLLTALIAAGCAATGTRAGFVAAGVLLIASFVLDCTDGQLARYALKYSTLGAWLDATFDRAKEYAYYAGLALGAARGGDDVWALALGAMILQTCRHVVDFSFNEANHDATANTSPTAALSDKLDSVGWTVWVRRMIVLPIGERWAMIAVLTAVTTPRITFYVLLVGCALAATYTTAGRVLRSLTRKAKRTDRAARALAELADNGPLAGIAARVLPAPLGSPLLVALAGTAILAVSLFAGHSGETWAPVAGAVVYTLTSGLALRRPLKGALDWLVPPLFRAAEYGTVLVLASKAGVNGALPAAFGLVAAVAYHHYDTVYRIRGNAGAPPAWLVRVTGGQEGRTLLVTVLAALLTASQFTVALTVLAVYVTLLVLVESIRFWVSAGAPAVHDEGEPA
- a CDS encoding phosphocholine cytidylyltransferase family protein, with protein sequence MIGLVLAAGAGRRLRPYTDSLPKALVPVGPAGIEGEPTVLDLTLANFAEIGLTEVAIIVGYRKEAVYERKAALEQKYGLKLTLIDNDKAEEWNNAYSLWCGRDALKDGVILANGDTVHPVSVERTLLAARGDGKRIILALDAVKSLADEEMKVVVDPAKGVRKITKLMDPAEATGEYIGVTLIEGDAAPELVDALKTVWETDPQQFYEHGYQELVNRGFRIDVAPIGDVRWVEIDNHDDLARGREIACQY
- a CDS encoding iron-containing alcohol dehydrogenase family protein; translated protein: MPVLTRLIPSPVVVDIRPGALDDLASVLADQRISHSGRLAVAVSNGSGAKLRERIAPTLPGATWYEVGGGTLDDAVRLAGDIRAGHFDAVVGLGGGKIIDCAKFASARVGLPLVAVPTNLAHDGLCSPVATLDNDAGRGSYGVPNPIAVVIDLDVIRDAPARFVRSGIGDAVSNISAIADWELANRVNGEKIDGLAAAMARQAGEAVLRHPGGIGENDFLQVLAEALVLSGIAMSVSGDSRPSSGACHEINHAFDLLFPKRAASHGEQCGLGAAFAMYLRGAHEESAHMAGVLRRHGLPVLPEDIGFTVDEFVRVVEFAPETRPGRYTILEHLDLKTNQIKDIYADYVKAIGS
- a CDS encoding CDP-alcohol phosphatidyltransferase family protein, translated to MSRPSVAELRPVVHPAGVKDRRSGEHWGGRLYMREVSLRVDRYLVNTRVTPNQLTYLMTVCGVLAAPALLVPGIPGAVLGIVATQLYLLLDCVDGEIARWRKQYSLSGVYLDRVGAYLTDAAVLVGLGLRAADLFGSGRIDWLWAFLGTLAALGAILIKAETDLVGVARHQTGREPVKEAAAEPRSSGMALARRAASALKFHRLILGIEAALLILLLAIVDQVRGDLFFTRLGTAVLAGIALLQTLLHLVSILASSRLR
- a CDS encoding glycosyltransferase family 2 protein; translated protein: MKVGAVIITMGNRPEELRALIDSVAKQEGDTVEVVVVGNGSPVPDVPENVRTIELPENLGIPGGRNVGIEAFGPGGRDVDVLLFLDDDGLLARHDTAELCREAFAADPALGIVSFRIADPETGETQRRHVPRLRASDPMRSSRVTTFLGGANAVRTKVLVEVGGLPGEFFYAHEETDLAWRALDAGWMIDYRSDMVLYHPTTAPSRHAVYHRMVARNRVWLARRNLPLPLVPVYLGVWLLLTLLRRPSGPALKAWFGGFKEGWTTPCGPRRAMRWRTVWRLTRLGRPPVI
- a CDS encoding ABC transporter permease; its protein translation is MSETTHDGTVAVSAAPSPDEGLTAAQLAARYGLAVSGARPSLGEYIRQLWGRRHFILAFSQAKLTAQYSQAKLGQLWQVATPLLNAGVYYFIFGVILHASRGMSQDVYIPFLVTGVFVFTFTQSSVMSGVRAISGNLGLVRALHFPRAALPVSFSLQQLQQLLFSMIVMFVVAVGFGSYPSASWLLIVPILVLQFLFNTGLALIVARMGAKTPDLAQLMPFVLRTWMYTSGVMFSISKMMEGRSELAVRLLQLNPAAIFMDLMRFALIDGYSASDLPPHVWAIALFWAVAVFCGGFVYFWKAEERYGRG
- a CDS encoding ABC transporter ATP-binding protein — its product is MAEQNAQSAEDHRPTVIADGLHIVYRVNGARTGKGSATAALSRILKRGSDDTARGVRKVHAVRGVSFTAYRGEAIGLIGSNGSGKSTLLRAIAGLLPAEKGKVYTDGQPSLLGVNAALMNDLTGERNVILGGLAMGMSREQVKERYEDIVEFSGINEKGDFITLPMRTYSSGMAARLRFSIAAAKDHDVLMIDEALATGDRKFQKRSEERIRELRKEAGTVFLVSHNNKSIRDTCNRVLWLERGELRMDGPTEEVLKEYEKFTGK
- the hpnC gene encoding squalene synthase HpnC, which encodes MTGTDTAPELESATLDKAASENFPVAPFFLPRDWRDDLMAVYGFARLVDDIGDGDLAPGGADARALGVAAAEAEDRLVLLDAFEADLRRVFDGTPHHPLLRRLQPTVRRRALTPEPFLGLIAANRQDQLVTRYETYDDLVAYCELSANPVGRLVLAVTGTATPERIRLSDAICTALQIVEHLQDVAEDLGRDRIYLPTEDMKHFHVQETDLAAKTAGASLRALVAFEAQRARDLLNEGSPLVGSVHGRLRLLLAGFVAGGRAAIRAITAAEFDVLPGPPRPGKVQLLREVGVALRGEG